From Punica granatum isolate Tunisia-2019 chromosome 1, ASM765513v2, whole genome shotgun sequence:
TGCCACTGGATTAAAAGCAGTATGACACCAAGTACTACTATGAGGTCGGTATCGGGAACACGACACGGACATTCTGGTTCATAACTCCTCCAGGGATCGGCCCCGATATTCCCTACAAGTTTGGCTTGATAGGTACATCTGAATGTTCTTTCGTCACTCCAGCTGGCTTGAGTACTGAATCATCAGGAGCCTTTTCCAATGGTTAGATTAGATGGGGAGAATTCCAATTTCCAACTAATCGATTAGAAGTCTAATGAAGGGAGTCCGGTAGGAACCATTTGAATGTCCGGTTGATTCCGGGAAGCCTCATATATCATTTCCATGCCGTCCTTTAAAGGAAAAACGATGAAAAACTGGAATTTCTGGCTATATTGTAGCAGAAATTAGCAATCTATACTGTCAAGAACACAATCATTAAGTATAAAGGTCGCATGTACATCCTCCGTTTGGTGGTAGGCAATCTCAATTCGACATTCTTACTGTAAACTTAAAGGTTTGTATTATGACCATTTTGAGCAGGGGATCTCGGTCAAACTTACGATTCGAACAGAACGCTCACCCATTACGAATTGAACCCTGCAAAAGGACAGACAATGTTGTTCGTAGGAGACTTGTCCTATGCAGATGATTACCCGTTCCATGACAATGTCAGATGGGACACCTGGGGGAGGTTCATCGAGAGGAATGCAGCTTACCAACCTTGGATTTGGACTGCTGGGAATCACGAAATCGACTTTGATCCAGAAATTGTACGTCCACCTTGATTTTCTCTCTTCAAGCAGAGCATTAATCAGTGCTTAGGCTTGCTCTCAATGTAAATGATGGATGAGGCTTCATGGTTCGATTCGAAATAACGAACATTTATTGCAGGGGGAAGACAAACCGTTCAAACCTTACACCCACAGATTTCACGTGCCATATAAAGCATCCTGGAGCACAGCGCCCTTCTGGTATTCCATCAAGAGGGCTTCGGCGCATATCATCGTTATGGCTTCTTACTCTGCATTTGGTAATGATCTTTGTTAGCAAATATGGTTCTCTAAGAAGTCTTACGATCGTCATAGCGCTAATGTTTTCAGGAGTCTCTGGTCATGTGCAGGGAAGTACACGCCTCAGTACAAGTGGCTGGAAGCAGAGCTGGCGAGGGTGAACCGGACCGAGACGCCATGGCTCATAGTGCTCATGCACTCCCCGATGTACAACAGCTATGTGAAACATTACATGGAGGGCGAGACGATGAGGGTGATGTACGAGTCATGGTTCGTGGAGTACAAGGTCGATGTTGTCTTTGCTGGTCATGTTCACGCCTACGAACGATCTGTAAGTTCTTGGTTTGACTTTCCTCAACATACCAGATCAGACGGTCATATCTCCTATTGTAAGTTTCGGACTCCAATATCAGCAGTACCAAAAGTTTCTCATATATTTCAGGAACGAGTGTCAAACATTGCCTACAACATCACCAACGGCAGGTGCACACCTATAAGGGATGAATCAGCCCCCATTTACGTAACCATTGGAGATGGAGGAAATTGCGAAGGATTGGCAACAGAGTGAGCATCCTCAACCTGTCATTTTAGATAGCAAAACTTGAGAATTACACTGCTAAAGTCGGTCACTTCCCGGGGAAATTTGCAGGTTTACAGAGCCACAACCCAGCTACTCAGCCTTCAGAGAGCCGAGCTTCGGGCACGGGATGCTGGAAATAAAGAACAGGACTCATGCCTTCTTCAGTTGGCACCGGAACGAGGATGGGTACGCTGTGGAAGCCGATTCAGTATGGTTGTACAACAGATACTGGAACTCCCTGAAAGAGCCATTCCGATATAAGGATTGCCTCACACTTGAcctcaaaaatatttttcccgACTCATAATATTCTTTCCCAAGTCATTTTCTCCTTGTATATCAATATCTCACTTCCAAATTTTttggaagaaagaaaaacggCTTCGAacaagcagcagcagcagcagcagaagaagaagaagaaagtcgACGACGAGAAAACAATTACCATATTGagaaatcaaatattttcctCAACAGATAACGTAATTTGCAGCTGTATTACGCATGATATCGTACTTAGATTTATATATTGTTGATGATTTGGCAGGCTCCTCTTTCCACCGCCAATGATACAAGGTCAGAAAGCAAGGATCTTGCCTTCGAATCAATACGAAATCTAGAACAAAGACATTATATCGAACTTCAGGTTCTTGGTTCCATATGATTTCTCCCACCAACTAAGAAGAAAACAGATTCGCTCGAATCGACGTTCTTACTGTGAACTGAAAATACATGTTATGGCCATTTCGAGCAGGGGATCTTGGTCAGACTTATGATTCCTGTACAacagaaattataaaaatctCAGCCAAACAAGAAATCAATAcgcacaaagaacaatcgcTAATTCTCAAAATTTCACCTAAAACGCGCGTGATGGTTACATCCGCCTTATGATCTAGCAGGTCACATAATCAATCATCCTTGCCAGGGGCTAAAATTTGCAATTGGTAAGGGGTAGTCTAATTGAACAATGAGCTTGGTCTCaagtataattttttcttccctACATATAACCTCAGTAAAATAatttaaggggaaaaaaaagaagcattGAACAATGatcattataaaataatactcCTGACCATTGCCTTCGCACAGAGCATTTAAAACATCAACGCAGAAAAGATCATTGCTAAGCATGAGGCGGCAGCAGAAAATTTTGTCTACAGAACAATGAGCTCATGAACTcgaagagaaaataatggcTGTTCGGAGTAAGGAATACGGTCATGAGCTtatgaaattcaaaaaaagcATCAACAGATATTGAATATTTGCATAAGGTACGTCATGAATATACCGTTTCGGATTTGTTTCTCATTAGTTAGATTTCGGAttcgaatttttaaataaaaaaaaactcattaaATTTTACACTTTAATGAATCAACGCGGATAGTACACCCCCACAAAATTTAACTATAAAGGCATATTAGAAATGATTGGCAAAAAAGTCGGAGTTCGTCAACAAGTCAATAGTTGGCTTAAAATAACAATTTATACTCCATCTTTACATATGATATGGGTATCAAGtattaattacttaaaaagcatcatttttgttatttttttattttaatacgattttccaaaaataatagaaaaatataccATCTTTCAATTTAATTGCGTGTCTAACGAGACATCATTTCTCTCATCTATTATAATGGTAACGATTGACGTAGACTTAATCATGTCACGTAACATAAtatgattaaataataaatcccacaaattttttaataaaaaatattctaggagtaaaaaattaaagaaaaggacaaattttaaaaaagagagagagagagagagaacagtGGATCGCGCGGCCACCACGCCCGCCCCTCTCCCTTTCCTCAGATTCAGGGgataaaaatattcttttttattatttttaaaatattttaggtTAACAGGTGGATGCAATAATCATTTGGATGAACTCGATTTGCGGAGAAAACTTTTATACTCTAACCATACGGGTAATTGTATGAATACAAACCATTGGAAAGGATTGGCAAAGGAGCGAGTACTTGAAGCCTGTCGGTTTTCatagaaaaatctgaaaattacAAAGATTGAAATCGCACTTCATGGAGAACTTGTTTTCGACAATCCCGATATCCGAAAGTCCAATTAAACCTCGAACTCGATGCTTCCTTCGAAACTTTGCAGGTTTACATAGCCTTCCCCAACTATTCAGCCTTCCGAGAGGCGAGCATTGGGCATGGGATGCTGGAAATAAAGGACAGCACTCATGTCTTCTTCAGTTGGCATCGGAACGAGGACGGGTATGCTGTAGAAGCCGATTCAGAATGGTTGTACAGCTGATACTGGAACTCCCAGAAAGATCCATTCTGATACAAGGACTGGCTCAACTTGACCTCAAAAATCTTTTTCCAACACGTAATATTCTTTCCCAataagatgaagaagaagaagaataaaaagAATCAAGTTTTTCCAGAACAAATAACGTAATTTGCAACCATACCACCcataaaaatgtaatatgTATCTTATTGGTAATTTGGCAGGTCTCCTCTAATCTTACTCTCTGCTTCCCCACCAATACTGGATGAtcagaaaagaagaaaaaaatgggaaaagaaagcTAGGATCTTGCCTTCAAATAAATAGGAAATCTAAAACAGAGACATCACGCGTCGCTGTACTATGTCAAACTTCAGTGTTCTTTCTTCCATCTGATTTCTACCACCAACTAAGAGAATGGCCGATTTGCTTCCAGTTGGATTGAATTGAAAGCTTTTCTATATAGCTAGCCAAGTAAAAGGAGCAGCAACTCACAAACGTAGGGAAAAAACCGACCCCCTCTGTAGGATTGCTAGCTTTGCCCCTTCCTCAGTCGAGTTGGCGACAGGAATTGCTTCTGTGTAGTACTTTACACCCGAACCGTATGTTGAAACACGCACACAAAATCAATTGCCCTCACTAGCAAGCGCCCAAACAACAACTCCAGCTTAGCTTTTCAGAAAATCTTTCAGTGAAAATGACGAAAAGGCATCCTAAGGAGATCCATGAGAGAAGAAATTAGACGTCTGAGAATAATACGGATCATTTggccaaaaaagaaacaagGATAATACCAATCATTTCATCAATTACATTCTATGTCAGAACTTATTTAAATGGAACATTAGTCCAATCAGAATTAGTAACTCGAAGTCTCCAAATTTTAGATGACCATCTTCAATATATGTTTCTTGACAAACACACCTCATAAATGTCCACAAATTTGAATCAAAGAATTCTAACTTGACGGGATGGGTTTCACCATATCTGAAGCATAGCCAGTTCTACCATCCTATACTTTAGCAGCAAATTTACTTCTCGAGCAGTTTATCAATTCAAGATGTTTGATGTTTCAGATATATCCAGAACAAAAGTAATTCAGTTCTGCTCTATACTATCTACAAACACCACAGAAACTGTTCATGGAGACGctacatttatttttacacATATACCACCTATCGACAAACTGTACAAATACGCATCAGGACAGTGAAATCATAATTCGATGGTGTCACAATTCATTTGGCATCTATGAGTGAGCACTTCTCAAACAAGAAGATTAGCTTAGCAAACAAAATCTGCCTCATCTAACTAAGGGCACATTTAGTTAGGACAAGTATCATATtgggaagaaaataaaattatttcagcACATTTGGACAACTTTCTGGAAAACTTAGCAACAAATTATCAACATTCCATTACCTTGCCTTGTTCTTGGCTTAAACATTGTCGGACAACAGTTGCCTGTTGTATAAGCCTTTCCATTGCAGAATAACTTGGCAGATTTGCATTTTCTGGCATCGACACCAAACCTTAAGTAAGTTGATCCGAGTAAACAAAGAGTTGGGGAAGCcataatgaaattaagtaGAAGATATATGCGGGCTGCAATTTGCTGGAtcaaatgcattttcattataaCAGAAGCAAACCTAGGATTGCGTGATTCAAACTATCTGTAACATGCTGCCGGTATTCCAAACTAAGCAGATGAAACATTGGGGATTTTTCTGGCTCCTCATAAGCAAGCAAAGCCATAAAGTCctacaggaattttaaaattgcacATTAGCCAGAAGCTAGAAGAAAGCAGTTAAACTAAAGATAACCAAGTGGAATCGCCTAAAGATTGAACGTACTTCAAGCTTTGCCACATACTTTTGCACCTTCCCGAAAGGAGCCAGTTTAGACTGAGCAAATTCAAGAGCTTCTGTGCTGCCATAGAAGGGATATCTGAGTAATGGGAAAATAATAAGTAGTGGTCTGAAAATTCATAGTTGGTATCCTCACCATTTTCTAGAGCAGATAAGCTCAACAAAGTGAAGACTCAGAAGATCAAAGTGCAAATCGGGGTTCTTCTCCAGCAGATCTTGAGCCAGCTCTTGAGTCAATTCAATAGCTTTAAGAGCATTCCCCTCCAGAGCAAAACGAAAGATCCCTAAAGAGGATACACAACCCACAAATATCcgaaataagtaaaatgatAGAACAACTAGTGTGAATAAACTCACTAGCGGTAGCCTCAGATGAACAAAGTGTAAGTGGATAAGATGTTATTTGCCCTCACTATATAGCATGAGAAGAAAGCCTAAAACTAATAGCAATGATGAGCCTTCCCAACCATAACATAGCTTGCTGCATTACTgtttcttttcatattttcaggAACACAAATACAAATCATTTTCTATTAAGCAGGGAGAGAAAGCCAAAGTAACTCAACACTGATCACTTGTTAACACTAAAGCTCAAAGGCATCAAGTCCTCTTTGCTAATCAATGTCACTATAGCGTGAGAATTGAGAAAATGATTCAGAGAGTCCATCATACTATCAAACAATTAAGTTTCAAGCAAGCTGTTGAAAAGAAGAGGGGAatccaaaaatttatttttgatttAAACACAGAAAAAGTTTCTGtgtactttttcttttctccatGTCCTCGAGGCAATCGGCAGGCCGCTTCATCTCAGTACAAGAAGTGAAAGACTCCACAGTTTCTTTGTAGCAATTGTGGACGAGGTATGATAGGACAACGCTGTGGAGGTCATCATCATTTACGACCTGGGAAACAAATTAATACATAAGGAAGTCAAATAGGAGgtaaaatcaaaatgaaagcACAACTCAAGCTTAGCACAAAGCCCAACACATGggaaacaataataataataaaaaaaaaagctttgaATCACTACAATATCCTTTATGAAGCTACTACTACCAGATAACCAAAATAAGAATTAGAATGAATCCCAGCGGGGAACATCAGGAGATGCTACACAATCCACTTTCTTCCTGTGCTCAAGCCCTCAAATAACCTATGCTCAACCAATGAGCACGGCACACGACCATGATTCGGCCAAAAATCTGTATGTAACAGCAACATAACAGCAATTTTTCAGTCAATGTGCCAGGTCTAATATCTAGAGGATgccaaaatcccaaaaatCCTAACAAGCATTATCAAAGCAACTACCCTTGTGCAACAGAATAGAACCTGATGCTTCAGATTGGAATAGAATCAGCGCTATGCGGATTGGGAACAGTGACTGCGTCAACAATCGAGAGACAAACGGCAATCACAAGCGAAAGCAAATTATCATCTCGATCCAGCAAAAAACGATGGCCCGTTCTAGGGGTTACGATTCGCAGGCCATGATTCGACAGTGAGGGAGGAGGGGACCGGAATAAATAAGCAGGGGATGAAAACTCACGACTTGATCGAATTGTCGAGGATCGACGTCCATGGTTCGGAGTATTCCTTGTAGCAGAGAGACAAGAAGAGAGGCCTCGAGGGACGGTGCCGCGGCCTGAGGAGAAAGTCACGGTGGTGGCGGACACGGAGCTGTCTGATGCTGAGGGCGAAGGCACAAGACTGTTTCTTCTATTGGGtgatcgagagagagagagaggatgcTGTCTGCGTGCTTCTCGGACACGTGACGTGGCGACTGTCTTACTCCTCGTCCTAGAAGGGGCATGGGGAGAAAGAAGGTGAAGTCGCGGCCGGAATTATCTTtccatatctatatctatctgtAGTATATCACTAGACGTAAACTCGCCCCACGCGCGATATTGCGTGCAAAATATtaagataaaatttattttctattgttgtaattacatttttataaaattatttgcaAAGAGTACGGATGATGTTATTTCTATGTAATATATTCGGAAAAGATTTATATTGATGTTTTTGGTAGATATATTGATACATTTCTAATATTAAAatgttaaataataaaatataaaaattaagaaattactatcagggagaaaaggaaaagataatGTAGGTGAAGTCTTCGGGAGCTTATCCGATCCCGGAGAACCAATCCAATTGATCATAGTCGACTGCAAAATAAACATAATCGATTTCATGTGCTTCGATTAATAAAAACCATAAAATTAAGACtaaaatagtaatatatatatatcactatatattattattattattattattatatacataacAGCAATGTCTCGAGCTAAATTATCACGCCATcacattattaaaaatataaaacggaACTCTCTCGTGTTGACAGATCattatttatcatttatatataaagaaatatttatattttttattaaagaaatacAAGCAACTTTTATATTGGCAACTCTATATATACAatgatataatgaaatatataatggGATATGAAACTCAATATAGTGGACGTTATAGATGCCgtgaaaattcaatatgaAATTCACTATATAGTGGATATTGAAAGCATTTTCGAAGAGGATACACATGAAAGGTACACTTAAAGTACCAAATGACATCTATATTATcgcatataatatataatagtagaATATACATAAGTATAAATGGAgaaacaaatttaatttccTAGTTATGCTTTCTTTTTTGAGAAGTGGAATcatttaaatagagaaaataagttagaaaaagggaaaagagaagaaaggaactgtgcaatattttattatagtcccaaatattatatatatatatttatttatttatttatttatatcattATTTCTTGAATTACAATACTacactataatttttttcgaaaCAACTATATATGTTGTTGTATAAAATATTACTTCGACTTATTAGtccaaaatatatagatacttGAGATCATcgataaatttaatgaaattaactaattttatgaaattactttttttaggATTAATTAGTGCATACGTTATAAATTTAGTACTcatgatattataaaaatatatatatagagagaaggATCTCATGATAATAAATTTTgctaaagaaaaaatagaagaaagaaTTGCAATATTAGTTAGAGCCTGAGATGTCATAATTGAAAACATTCTCCATTAAATTTATGTAAACAAAATTTATGCAAGATATCATTTGgggaaaataaatatgtatgtgAGTATCGAAATGGTGTTATATTCTACTTTGACATGATGTGAtatgtttaattaaatttctatGTAGTTGAAATTTTTGGAGGTTGTgagaagaaatcaaaagaagaGGCAAGGAAGAAAACATTCAAAAGtttattaagaaaatgtttaaaatgggaaaagaaaaggggtaaaattagaaaaaagaaaaataagggaTGTGCCTCTcatctccttttcctttttttattgaaaacgGTCATTAGGATCCTTCATATATCTACTGCAAAAATGGATATGGGGAAAAAATGCCCAACCAAATATTACAAGATCGGGACATAACAGTTTATCCGCTGGGCAATCTATAAaggaaaattgtgaaaaaaaaatcacatcaaAATAAACACGAGTACAACTGGAGATTGCTATCTTGAAACCGTCAATCTTAATCATAACCCGTCTGTTGCATTTCACCATGGACCCCAGTGTACACCGAGAGGGGGATACTCAGTCTTGTCCATAATCTATAGAGAAATTCCACTTTCATGAAAAAAGGTGGAACAAATAAGGTGTGTGTGGTTGGTATCTGAGCGCATTGATCTCGCCACATATCACAATTCGAGACAATCAAACTTAAGGAGCTAGAGCAGTTAAGTAGCCAAGTAGTTGGAGCACTTAAATCGGTTCAAACCAGCGATCATCAATCGATCTGAATCAACATAACCCTAATAGCCTAAACCCAATATAGTCAAATCTAAGGCTTTGGAGCAGCAAGGCGGCTAGAACTCTCTTGATTGGTTCAAACTAGCGACCATCAATGGGGGAGCCAAACCTACTCAAATCAACAACAAAAAAGGAAGCcacaaaaataattgatttgaACTAGTAGGAGGAAGATCGGACTGACGAGAGTCGCGATCCTATTGTGGTAGGCAGGGGATGATATCGTCGTGATAGGCGACGGAGTTGCCGAAGACGAGAAAGCCACCATCGAGGGGGAAAGAGGCTGGACCGAAATGGCGCAATGTCAAAAGGCCCATCCACAGTGCTGTCGGAGAAAGCCGCCATCAATATTGCACTAAGTTGCCACCAACGGAGACAATTAGAGCGACCCACACTCGCCAGAATTTGAGTTGTCTCATTTTCTTGAAATGCAAGGAACAACAGACTTAGTATATTTCTAAAGAAAGATGCTCTCCGACACAATCCTCAATCTTCCGTGACGTTTCTTTTAAGCAAGGAAGACCCAGGTCCCTTTTATTACGCGGGAGAGAAATGAAAAGAGTTCTATAGAATGAAACATAACTTGTGTTGGAACCCGCATTTCGCGGCGGTCTAATTTATTAACGTGTTATGTACTTTAGTAAGCATGATATTAGAAATATAATATTCTAATTCCATAGATAAGCTACTGAGAAACAGTGTTGGCATTAAGAAtaagatttaaaaaattgaggatTTATGAACTAATCAAGTATGAAAAATTTTAGTTAAGAATTAAGAGACAATacatattttctaaaatgagGCCTTATAATAGGTAAAAttgataagaaaataaaatatagttgcaaaggaaagaaaagaattaaattatatatcgCTATGATAgttgaaagggaaaaaaaggaaggttTTAAAACTCTATCAAATATAACACATGGTAAGTTAAAGGGAGGTTTTAAAACTCTCCTTTAGATTATAATTAAAGTacaaaaattcatattgtgaTTTTAGTTTGAGACAAATTGCACCATGTGGTTTTTCTAGGGATAAATAACACCGTGTAATTCAATTTGCGAGACATAATGGACCTtaccattaattttttcatcacttttggtcctcaaaattttatttttttattattaccaTCAAAcgttcaatttttttacaatttggtcctaaaattctgaagaagaagaagaagaagaagaagaagaagaagaagaagaagaagaataagaagagaGAAAGG
This genomic window contains:
- the LOC116192971 gene encoding purple acid phosphatase 2-like, which translates into the protein MRLDKHEDARRALVLAFLAFSSLASEPVDGGTTSAFVRSANLSLDMPLWSDVFRVPPGYNAPQQVHITQGDYVGKGVIVSWITPDEPGSNTVLYWAENSTAKSQAEGIVVTYKYYNYTSGYIHHCTIDNLEYDTKYYYEVGIGNTTRTFWFITPPGIGPDIPYKFGLIGDLGQTYDSNRTLTHYELNPAKGQTMLFVGDLSYADDYPFHDNVRWDTWGRFIERNAAYQPWIWTAGNHEIDFDPEIGEDKPFKPYTHRFHVPYKASWSTAPFWYSIKRASAHIIVMASYSAFGKYTPQYKWLEAELARVNRTETPWLIVLMHSPMYNSYVKHYMEGETMRVMYESWFVEYKVDVVFAGHVHAYERSERVSNIAYNITNGRCTPIRDESAPIYVTIGDGGNCEGLATEFTEPQPSYSAFREPSFGHGMLEIKNRTHAFFSWHRNEDGYAVEADSVWLYNRYWNSLKEPFRYKDCLTLDLKNIFPDS
- the LOC116192613 gene encoding glucose-induced degradation protein 8-A homolog, with translation MDVDPRQFDQVVVNDDDLHSVVLSYLVHNCYKETVESFTSCTEMKRPADCLEDMEKRKRIFRFALEGNALKAIELTQELAQDLLEKNPDLHFDLLSLHFVELICSRKCTEALEFAQSKLAPFGKVQKYVAKLEDFMALLAYEEPEKSPMFHLLSLEYRQHVTDSLNHAILENANLPSYSAMERLIQQATVVRQCLSQEQGKDAFSSFSLKDFLKS